In Papaver somniferum cultivar HN1 chromosome 1, ASM357369v1, whole genome shotgun sequence, a genomic segment contains:
- the LOC113302705 gene encoding uncharacterized protein LOC113302705, with amino-acid sequence MDARQTVVSPFKNSSDNQSREVGVNSRNEVMAKDSDGCIGVLEVYIHEAKEIHNICIYQKQDVYAKICLTSNPEVTVSTRIINGGGRNPVFDECLKLNVGTIESSLKCEIWMLSRVKNYLEDQLLGFALVPLSEILVGNGMLAQEFSLSSSDMFHSPAGMVQLSLSYSGSSPDVLAIPDPSQSLSANKALQGSEVGDSIPCDYVKIEFPDPQIVNENDQMVSDYFDMQCNTVESQSSESLGNSEIDNHANTDVSAHVVKKPLAFNNLARIEAPNTDTPQSSVSTNGGSPSASVTASSQSNCDTPGASKSSTSELVSPFKKKNTTDAAETEAETESESSNGAESKSKAFAQSVFKVNIEPEQQVVQQDIVDMYMKSMQEFTDSLAKMKLPLEGENGNGATSGNDSSNSDQKIPGAKGPGSRVFYGSRAFF; translated from the coding sequence ATGGATGCTCGTCAAACTGTTGTTTCACCATTCAAGAACTCGTCGGATAATCAATCGAGGGAAGTTGGGGTTAATAGTAGGAATGAAGTCATGGCTAAAGATTCAGATGGATGCATAGGTGTTCTTGAGGTTTATATACATGAAGCTAAGGAAATTCACAATATCTGCATATATCAGAAACAAGATGTTTATGCAAAGATATGTTTAACTAGTAATCCTGAGGTTACTGTTTCTACCCGGATTATTAATGGTGGAGGAAGGAATCCAGTGTTTGATGAGTGTCTTAAACTTAATGTTGGAACTATTGAGTCGTCGCTCAAGTGTGAAATTTGGATGCTCAGTAGGGTAAAGAATTATCTTGAAGACCAATTGTTGGGGTTTGCATTGGTACCATTGTCTGAGATTCTAGTTGGGAATGGAATGCTAGCTCAAGAATTTTCACTCTCGTCAAGCGATATGTTCCATTCCCCGGCTGGGATGGTCCAGTTATCATTGTCTTACAGTGGATCTTCACCAGATGTTTTGGCAATTCCTGATCCGAGCCAGTCTCTTTCTGCTAACAAAGCTTTACAGGGTTCAGAAGTAGGCGATTCAATTCCATGTGACTATGTTAAGATCGAGTTCCCTGATCCTCAAATTGTGAATGAAAACGATCAGATGGTTTCAGACTATTTTGATATGCAATGCAACACTGTGGAATCTCAAAGCTCTGAGAGCTTGGGCAATTCAGAAATCGACAATCATGCTAATACAGATGTATCTGCTCATGTTGTGAAGAAACCATTGGCCTTCAATAATCTTGCAAGAAttgaagctccaaatactgaTACTCCCCAGAGCAGTGTTTCGACAAACGGCGGGTCTCCTTCGGCTTCAGTTACAGCCAGTTCTCAATCCAACTGTGACACTCCAGGAGCTTCAAAGTCTTCCACTTCAGAACTGGTGTCaccttttaaaaagaaaaatactacTGATGCCGCAGAAACCGAGGCTGAGACTGAATCTGAATCGTCAAATGGTGCTGAGAGCAAAAGTAAAGCATTTGCACAGTCTGTTTTCAAGGTAAACATCGAACCAGAGCAACAAGTCGTGCAACAGGACATAGTTGATATGTACATGAAAAGCATGCAAGAATTTACTGACTCATTAGCAAAGATGAAACTTCCTCTGGAGGGTGAAAATGGAAATGGAGCTACTTCAGGAAATGACAGTTCAAATTCTGATCAGAAAATACCTGGGGCGAAGGGACCAGGATCCAGAGTGTTTTATGGGAGTAGGGCTTTCTTCTGA